The following are encoded together in the Candidatus Bathyarchaeia archaeon genome:
- a CDS encoding glycosyltransferase family 9 protein yields the protein MSRKPHLIRPGRGILIIDSQGLGDVVQSLPLLKAVCQWAANRWPVRVLFASVKHYELVQEENLELTPLFVHHLRDGLPSLLKLWTQIAGKSDLIVCAPEMSAAKLILLKIVTATRDAIGEASAPYSWFLTNAVEQSWTASFLETQGKIASFLGIATPLEPPKIHLTPEETAWADMELARHGLEDCRPVVGIQCSSVVLSKRWPARNFGNLVRTLAQSFPELSIISFGTECERTVAERAHAFVGDVNWLEATGRWQVRETLAMLRKCALLISGDTGLMHMAAAVGTKTVSIFGPTSTSRRAPLHNGGIALKPDTECHPCFKGKWTPCDCIRSITPMQVALVAEQCLKAFDGVSLAT from the coding sequence TTGAGTCGAAAACCTCACCTGATCCGGCCTGGACGTGGAATTCTGATCATTGATTCACAAGGACTCGGTGATGTAGTCCAGAGTCTTCCGCTCCTCAAGGCTGTCTGTCAATGGGCAGCAAATCGGTGGCCCGTACGCGTCCTGTTCGCGTCAGTTAAGCACTATGAGCTAGTTCAGGAAGAAAATCTGGAGCTAACTCCCCTCTTCGTACATCACCTTCGAGATGGCTTGCCCAGCTTGCTAAAATTGTGGACTCAGATTGCAGGCAAATCGGACTTGATTGTGTGCGCACCAGAAATGTCCGCTGCCAAGTTGATTCTATTAAAGATTGTGACCGCCACTCGTGATGCGATTGGGGAAGCTTCAGCACCGTATAGTTGGTTTCTGACGAACGCAGTCGAGCAAAGCTGGACCGCTTCTTTTCTTGAGACGCAGGGCAAAATCGCTTCTTTTCTCGGAATTGCCACCCCGCTCGAACCGCCAAAGATTCATCTAACGCCTGAGGAAACCGCGTGGGCAGATATGGAGCTTGCTCGCCATGGTTTGGAGGATTGCAGGCCGGTCGTGGGGATTCAATGTTCTTCCGTCGTTCTTTCAAAGCGCTGGCCAGCTCGGAATTTCGGGAACTTGGTGCGCACATTGGCACAGAGTTTTCCGGAACTGTCGATCATCAGTTTTGGCACCGAATGTGAGAGAACTGTCGCGGAACGAGCCCACGCCTTTGTCGGTGATGTTAATTGGCTCGAAGCAACAGGCAGATGGCAGGTTCGCGAAACGCTCGCCATGTTGCGCAAGTGCGCTCTCCTCATATCTGGAGACACAGGTCTGATGCACATGGCGGCGGCAGTCGGCACTAAGACTGTCAGCATCTTTGGGCCGACCTCAACCTCACGCCGCGCTCCCTTGCACAATGGCGGCATCGCCCTGAAACCGGATACTGAATGTCACCCATGTTTCAAGGGCAAATGGACTCCATGTGATTGCATTCGATCAATCACCCCAATGCAAGTCGCTCTTGTCGCAGAACAGTGCCTGAAAGCTTTTGACGGTGTGTCTCTAGCTACATGA